The genomic window ATGATCTCTCCCAGCATCAAGGGCATTTCGGAGTTGAGATTACAGATAGAGTCAGGCTGTTTGGCAATATGGCAATGCACCAACTCCATCGGCTTATCGGACTCAAAGGGCAGTTGTCCACTCAGTAGTTCAAAGAAAGTCACACCTAATGAATAGAAGTCGCTGCGGTAGTCAATGCCCCGGTTCATCCGTCCAGTTTGCTCTGGCGACAGATACGCCAGCGTTCCCTCCAGTCTGTTGGGACTTTGGATCTCTTGGGTTTCTCGTGGTAAAAGCGAGGCAATACTGAAGTCAATCAGCTTAATTTTTTTGGTGTCAGGATGAATCAGGATGTGGGCTGGCTTGATGTCTTTGTGAATGATGTGCTGTTGATGTAACTCGTGTAAAGTGTCTATCAGTTGCAGCGCAATTGGGAGGAATCGCTTTAAAGTCAGTGATCGTCCTTGGCTAAATTCCCGTAAGGAAATGCCACCAAAGTCTTCCATGACTAGGGCGTAGCCGTTTTGATAGAGTTCCAAGCTGTAGGGTTTAATGATGCTAGGAATATCTAGGTTTTTGGCGATCGCATATTGGTTGCTAAACTGTACTAATTCGCTGAAACTGGGGTATTCTCGTTTTAAGAGCTTGATGATGACTGGTTGGCGATCAGATTCTCGTACTGCCCGATACACTTGAGTGCGAGAACTTGAATAAAGTCGCTCTCTGATTTGGTAGCCAGCGATCCTTATACTTCCATCAAGTTTTGCGCTCATAAATTTTTACGAGAATTCCTCTGTACTAAGGTTAGAATTCCCCAGAGAACATATTTTTTAACTTATATTTTACACCAGTATCAACAACCGCTATACCAATTATCTATGAGGTTGCATAGGACAAGGGGATTTTGCCCCAAGTCTGACCAAGCCTGATTTTGTGCAGTTTCACAAAGAATTGGTATAAGTCCTATAAGTTAACAAACGTTGGAAAATTTGCAGCATTGAGGATTGGGAACTTGGGATAAGTCTTTTAACTCCGTGAACGAGTCTTTGATACTCGTGAGCGAGTCTTTTAACTCCGTAAATGAGTCTTTGATACTCGTGAGCGAGTCTTTTAACTCCGTGAACGAGTCTTTTAACTCCGTGAATGAGTCTTTTAACTCCGTGAACGAGTCTTTTAACTCCGTGAACGAGTCTTTTAACTCCGTGAATGAGTCTTTTAACTCCGTGAATGAGTCTTTTAACTCCGTGAACGAGTCTTTTAACTCCGTGAACGAGTCTTTTAACTCCGTGAACGAGTCTTTTAACTCCGTGAACGAGTCTTTTAACTCCGTGAACGAGTCTTTTAACTCTGTTAATCAGTCTTTAAGCTAGATAAATGTTAAATTAGGGGCTGTATCCGCAGCAAATCTGGTAAATCTAGACAGGCGAGGTGTTGATAAGCTTGATTGATGACACGCTTGCCTCTGAGAAAGCCTGTATTAGCTCCGGGACAAATGTACCTGAGAGTTTCTGGTGTAAAATCTTCTAATAATAACCGAAGACTGTTAATTTGTCGGGGCCAATGAAAGGTTTTTGCTGTGCGTAATGGTACTGGTTCACCCTTCTGATTAGGAACTAAATGACGCCCTGAAAACAATATACCTCCAAGCTCACTGTAGTATAGGCAAGATGAGCCGGGAGAATGACCTGGTGTCCAAATAACTTTGACTACTGCATCAAGAGTAAATTCCTGCCTAAACGTAGTTACGGTTAAGCCTGGTAATAAATAAGCTTCTTGTTCTTGAATCAGGACTTCGCAGCCAAAGGTTTGCTGAATTTCAGCGGTCTTGCCAATAGCGCCTCGATGGGTGAGAAATAACCAACGTACGCCTCCATGCGATCGCAAAAAATCTTGATTTGTTTGATCTAAAGCAGGGCAGTCTATGAGGATATTGCCTTCATTTCTTACAATAAAATAAGACGTTCCCCCTAATGTGTCCCGATTGGGTGCAAAAGCAAAAATACTCTCCTGTGCGAAGTCCGATTGTAGAGAACTTCCGCTAGGAACTTTGTCAGGGAACACAGGCCGTGGTGGCTTAATTGTATGACTTGGCACTTGAGGTAAAGGGCACATGATAAAAGAGCCGAAACTGAGGAGTTGTAGACAATCTGCTTACAGTGTGGAAATTCTCAAGAATTGAAACTTAAGCGTTTAACTAGTACAGCACAACGTCAATTCAGCTACCATCTCAGATTAACTAGATTTGAGGCAAACCCTTGTTAAAGGTAGGCAAACTGACGCTACAGTGTACTAACACTGTTAACCGTTCGTAAATAAAATTGGGATTTGAGGTCTGCCTTGTAGTTAATGCTATGGTGCTGAAGCTACTGGTGGGGCGTTTTGTCAAAATTACTGAAGATAACATGGCATTTTGGTTTCTGTTTATCCTCTTGCTGGGGCTAGCTACTTATCTAATGGTGCAGCACAGTGTCGCTCACATCACCCGGACGCCAGTATGGTTGTTGTGGCTGGTTTTAATGACACCAGCATTTCTGTTGAGTGGATGGACGCTGGTGTACGGGGC from Nostoc sp. UHCC 0926 includes these protein-coding regions:
- a CDS encoding MBL fold metallo-hydrolase: MCPLPQVPSHTIKPPRPVFPDKVPSGSSLQSDFAQESIFAFAPNRDTLGGTSYFIVRNEGNILIDCPALDQTNQDFLRSHGGVRWLFLTHRGAIGKTAEIQQTFGCEVLIQEQEAYLLPGLTVTTFRQEFTLDAVVKVIWTPGHSPGSSCLYYSELGGILFSGRHLVPNQKGEPVPLRTAKTFHWPRQINSLRLLLEDFTPETLRYICPGANTGFLRGKRVINQAYQHLACLDLPDLLRIQPLI